The window TGAATGACCTTTTCTGGCGCAACGAAGTCACTGTCACGAGCTCTTACGCCGGAAGCCCGGACGACCACCGGGAGGCATTGAAAAAAATTGCCTCGAAAAAGGTCAAGGTATGTGATATGATAACGCATCGGTTCGGCCTTGAGGACGCTGTCAAAGGGTTCAGGCTGGTTGCGGAAGCGAAAGAATCGATCAAGGTTATAATAGAACCGCAGAAATAGGGTAAAGCAAACTTAAGGAAGCTATGGCTACACCGCTCGAAAAATGGGTTGAGGAACAGGAACGGCTGACGAAGCCGAAACGTGTCTATTGGTGCGACGGTTCGGAAGAGGAAGCGCGCCGGATCATAGAGATAGGGATGAAGGAAGAGAAGATCACCGGCAACCCCATATTCTATGAGCTCAATAAGAAGACCTTCCCGAACAGTTATCTCCACAGGAGCCATCCTACGGATGTTGCCAGGACAGAGCATCTGACGTACGTATGCCACCCCGACAAGCAGACCGCGGGGCCGAACAACAACTGGATGGACCCCAAGGAAGCCAAGGCGGCTATGCGCAAGCTCTCCGACGGCTGCATGCGCGGCAGAACGATGTATGTGCTCCCTTATATGATGGGCCACCCGCAATCGCCGTATGCCAAGGCCTGCATACAGCTTACCGACGTATCGTACGTCGCTATAAGCATGAGGATCATGACGCGCATGACGGAATCGGCGATCGATAAGATAGGGAAGAGCGAGAACTTCGTTAAGGGCCTGCATTCGATAGGCGATTTCGAGCCTCATAAACGTTTTGTGATGCATTTTCCGGACGAACATTTCGTATGGAGCGTAGGCTCCGGCTATGGCGGCAACGCTCTTTTAGGCAAGAAATGTTTTTCTCTGAGGATAGCCTCATGGCTCGGCCTTAAAGAGGGCTGGCTCGCCGAGCACATGGTCATAATGGGCGTCCAGGATCCGCAGGGAAATATCACATACATGGCCGCGGCTCTCCCGAGCGCCTGCGGCAAGACCAACCTCGCGATGCTCGAATCGGTCCTGCCGGGATATAAAGTATGGATCCTGGGCGATGATATCGCCTGGCTTAATGTCGGTCCGGACGGACGGCTATGGGCCATAAACCCTGAGGCGGGATTTTTCGGAGTGGCGCCGGGGACGTCCATGAAGACGAACCCCAACATGATGAAGACCCTCAAGAAAGGGACTTTCTATCCGACGATATATACGAATACGGCGCTCAACACCGATACGAATGAGCCGTGGTGGGAGGGATTGAACGGGGAGGCGCCGGTGCACATGGTCGATTGGCAGGGAAGGCCGTGGGATACCACGATGAACACGAAAGCCGCCCATCCCAATTCCAGGTTCACCGTTTCGATAACTCACGCTCCGACACTCTCTCCGGAATTCGACAATCCGAAAGGCGTGCCTATATCCGCCGTAATATTCGGAGGTAAGAGGACGTCACTGCAGCCGCTTATAGTTGAAGGGCTCAACTGGCAGAACAACGTATTCTTAGGCACGAGAATGGGGTCTGAGACGACCGCGGCGGCTATTCACAAAGAAGGCGTTGTCAGGCGCGATCCTATGGCTATGCTTCCGTTCTGCGGGTATAACATGGCCGATTATTTTGCCCATTGGCTCGGCATAGGTAAGAAACTGGCCAAGCCTCCAAAAGTATTTTCAGTGAACTGGTTCAGGGTGGACGATAACGGCAAATATATATGGCCCGGTTTCGGGGACAATATCAGGGTATTGAAATGGGTCGTAGAAAGGGTCAATAACAGCATTGACGCGAGATCCACGCCCATAGGCCTCGTCCCGCACATCAAGGACCTTGATCTGCAGGGCCTTAATATTCCGCAGGAAAATATGGAGAAATTATTTGCCGTAGACGCCGGAGACTGGAAGAGCGAAGTCTCCGACATTGAGGCGTTCTATAAAAAATTCGGTACGCGTATGCCGAAAGAGATCTTGGACGAGTTGAATATGATGAAGAAGAAACTAGGCTGATCAAGGAGGGTATCATGGACTGGGGAATGAAGAACAGGCTAGCGCGATTGATAAAACCATCCGACGGAAGAGCCGTCTGGCTTGCGATCGACCACGGATATTTTCTGGGGCCCGTATCGAAATTGGAAGATCCGGCAAAGACCATTAAACCTTTAATGCCTTTTACCGACGCTCTAATGCTGACGAGAGGCGTTCTGCGCAGCTGTATTGACGCCGCTGTCGATATCCCGATGATACTCAGGGTCTCGGGCGGGAACAGTATTGCCGGTCCGGCTTTATCGAATGAGGGTATCCATACGTCGATGGAAGAGGCGATAAGG is drawn from Candidatus Omnitrophota bacterium and contains these coding sequences:
- a CDS encoding phosphoenolpyruvate carboxykinase (GTP); this encodes MATPLEKWVEEQERLTKPKRVYWCDGSEEEARRIIEIGMKEEKITGNPIFYELNKKTFPNSYLHRSHPTDVARTEHLTYVCHPDKQTAGPNNNWMDPKEAKAAMRKLSDGCMRGRTMYVLPYMMGHPQSPYAKACIQLTDVSYVAISMRIMTRMTESAIDKIGKSENFVKGLHSIGDFEPHKRFVMHFPDEHFVWSVGSGYGGNALLGKKCFSLRIASWLGLKEGWLAEHMVIMGVQDPQGNITYMAAALPSACGKTNLAMLESVLPGYKVWILGDDIAWLNVGPDGRLWAINPEAGFFGVAPGTSMKTNPNMMKTLKKGTFYPTIYTNTALNTDTNEPWWEGLNGEAPVHMVDWQGRPWDTTMNTKAAHPNSRFTVSITHAPTLSPEFDNPKGVPISAVIFGGKRTSLQPLIVEGLNWQNNVFLGTRMGSETTAAAIHKEGVVRRDPMAMLPFCGYNMADYFAHWLGIGKKLAKPPKVFSVNWFRVDDNGKYIWPGFGDNIRVLKWVVERVNNSIDARSTPIGLVPHIKDLDLQGLNIPQENMEKLFAVDAGDWKSEVSDIEAFYKKFGTRMPKEILDELNMMKKKLG